Below is a window of Crassostrea angulata isolate pt1a10 unplaced genomic scaffold, ASM2561291v2 HiC_scaffold_355, whole genome shotgun sequence DNA.
GAGCCATCAAGGACGTCAATTTCGAAGCAGACGATTACATGGAGTCGGACAGCATCATGTGTGGCTCTGCATCACGGGTGTTCGTATTTGGTGAAGATGACGCCGCCATGAGAAGTGAGAAGATGAGAGGTTTGAAAGAACTTTCCCCTTATGACAACAAGTCGCCCAAAGAATGGATCCACCACTCCCACATCAATATGCCTCTGTTTACCTCTACCCCAGTCGAATTTAGTGCTGCTAAACCCATCAGGACCTCTACACCCCTCGGTCTCCCGTCCCTGTCCAAGGGATTCCTCTCCCCCGAAGAACTGATCATGTCTGGAAGATACGACATTAATCTAAACACATCTCCGGATCTCCGAGTCCGTCTGTTTACCAGTAGCGAGGAATCGTCTGATGGAAGCCTGGAGAGAAGATCTTATTCTGGATATTCCGGATCCTCGTCATCAGGAAGCAGTGGCGGATCCAACGGAGAAAATGGAGTCTGGAGGCCGTGGTGATAATGAAGAGGACTGACAGTGAattcaattgtatatatatttgtacatatttatttattttatgataagAACACGTAACTACCAAACAACGAGAATTTGAAAGGAATGTATTTCTAAGATTTACCTTTCAGGATAACAAATAAAGTATACGAAGAGTATATAAAgtcttgatttttatttttaacgccaacaacaaaaaagcaaGCTCTTTCCAGATAGGATACACCAGCGGCAGAGAAACATTATATAGATGTTATTGATATAACAATGAAAGATTTCGCAGGCAATGCAAGAACAAGGACCGGTATCAAGAAGGCAAGAACGCTGTTCGTCGTTAActacaattcaaaatttttaatctcTACAGTTTCAAAGCATGATGAAATTCTACAAAAATCAGAAATTCAAATTCCAATTGGGTCgattattttaacttttaaacattctttatttgcacaagacatacatcttatggcataggttattacatataattaatagcacatgtacatgtatatgtaaagtacattgacaatgtatataaaataaaattttactaacAGGCGAAAAAACCAgagaatttttcttaattatcatgAATATTGAAAGCTAGATGG
It encodes the following:
- the LOC128170157 gene encoding uncharacterized protein LOC128170157, with product MEVQKAKKPVGGKLLKQFSVREGAIPMVGKKASKPVTEKRRRDRINKCLVQLKNIVMRATGKDEKRFAKMEKADILEMTIGHLIEMHQQNIGKRFVDHWGIATPGTENPSDPFSCTRRTQAVDNPEVRTNTNQSFYPGHLFPTPAYKCGYSGERAIKDVNFEADDYMESDSIMCGSASRVFVFGEDDAAMRSEKMRGLKELSPYDNKSPKEWIHHSHINMPLFTSTPVEFSAAKPIRTSTPLGLPSLSKGFLSPEELIMSGRYDINLNTSPDLRVRLFTSSEESSDGSLERRSYSGYSGSSSSGSSGGSNGENGVWRPW